A stretch of the Deltaproteobacteria bacterium genome encodes the following:
- the gcvH gene encoding glycine cleavage system protein GcvH: MAHIPDDLRYTQDHEWIRKDGDELIIGITDHAQSSLGDVVYVELPEVGDEVSAGAPFGTVESTKAVSELFAPVSGEVTAVNEDLVDAPEKVNEDPYGDAWMIRVKPASADAYDGLLDDAAYAAHVESDS, translated from the coding sequence ATGGCCCACATCCCCGACGACCTGCGCTACACCCAGGACCACGAGTGGATCCGGAAGGACGGTGACGAGCTGATCATCGGCATCACGGATCACGCCCAGTCCTCCCTCGGCGACGTCGTCTACGTCGAGCTCCCCGAGGTCGGCGACGAGGTCTCCGCCGGCGCGCCCTTCGGCACCGTCGAGTCCACCAAGGCCGTCTCCGAGCTCTTCGCCCCGGTCTCGGGCGAGGTCACCGCCGTGAACGAGGACCTGGTCGACGCCCCCGAGAAGGTCAACGAGGATCCCTACGGGGACGCCTGGATGATCCGGGTGAAGCCGGCCAGCGCCGACGCCTACGACGGCCTCCTCGACGACGCCGCCTACGCCGCGCACGTCGAGAGCGACTCCTGA
- the gcvT gene encoding glycine cleavage system aminomethyltransferase GcvT — MSELKRTPLYEAHVAAGAKIVPFAGFEMPVQYSGVIAEHNAVREAVGLFDVSHMGEIVFEGPGAVAAVDHLVTNDIAGLADGQAAYAGLLTPEGGFVDDVVCYRFSAEKVLVCVNASNREKDFQHMLAHTAGEPQPVDEGDRWAQLAVQGPKAPALVQALTQTPLEPIERYHFVEGEVAGFPCIIARTGYTGEDGFELFCAPEVARGLWDRLVEAGALPCGLGARDTLRLEMKYALYGNDIDESHDPYEAGLAWTVKLDKGDFVGREALIAAKAAGPRQKLVAFVLKGRGVPRQGMRVLDESGAEVGVVTSGTMSPTLKEPIGMAYVAKGLARSGSTLQIDLRGRPVAAEVVKPPFVKR, encoded by the coding sequence ATGAGCGAGCTGAAGCGTACCCCCCTCTACGAGGCCCACGTGGCCGCCGGCGCCAAGATCGTCCCCTTCGCGGGCTTCGAGATGCCGGTGCAGTACAGCGGCGTCATCGCCGAGCACAACGCCGTGCGAGAGGCCGTGGGCCTCTTCGACGTCTCCCACATGGGCGAGATCGTCTTCGAGGGTCCCGGCGCCGTCGCGGCGGTCGACCACCTGGTCACCAACGACATCGCCGGCCTCGCCGACGGGCAGGCGGCCTACGCCGGGCTGCTCACGCCCGAGGGTGGCTTCGTCGACGACGTGGTCTGCTACCGCTTCTCGGCCGAGAAGGTCCTGGTCTGCGTGAACGCCTCGAACCGGGAGAAGGACTTCCAGCACATGCTGGCCCACACCGCGGGCGAGCCGCAGCCGGTGGACGAGGGCGATCGATGGGCCCAGCTCGCCGTGCAGGGCCCGAAGGCCCCGGCCCTGGTCCAGGCGCTGACCCAGACCCCCCTCGAGCCCATCGAGCGCTACCACTTCGTCGAGGGCGAGGTCGCCGGCTTCCCCTGCATCATCGCCCGCACCGGCTACACCGGCGAGGACGGCTTCGAGCTCTTCTGCGCCCCCGAGGTCGCCCGGGGCCTCTGGGATCGCCTGGTCGAGGCCGGCGCCCTCCCCTGCGGCCTCGGCGCCCGGGACACCCTGCGCCTCGAGATGAAGTACGCCCTCTATGGCAACGACATCGACGAGAGCCACGATCCCTACGAGGCCGGCCTCGCGTGGACGGTGAAGCTCGACAAGGGCGACTTCGTCGGGCGCGAGGCCCTGATCGCGGCCAAGGCCGCCGGCCCCCGCCAGAAGCTCGTCGCCTTCGTCCTCAAGGGCCGGGGCGTGCCCCGCCAGGGCATGCGGGTCCTCGACGAGAGCGGCGCCGAGGTGGGCGTGGTGACCAGCGGCACGATGAGCCCCACCCTCAAGGAGCCCATCGGAATGGCCTACGTCGCGAAGGGCCTGGCCCGATCGGGCTCCACCCTGCAGATCGATCTGCGGGGCCGGCCGGTGGCGGCCGAGGTCGTCAAACCCCCCTTCGTGAAGCGCTAG
- the folD gene encoding bifunctional methylenetetrahydrofolate dehydrogenase/methenyltetrahydrofolate cyclohydrolase FolD gives MARLIDGKAIAKKVREEVARGVEALQAERGIVPGLATILVGSDPGSEVYVRGKHRACKQVGIASFPHRPEPDITQEALLALVDELNANPEVHGILVQLPLPSHLDEQTILDRVAPEKDVDGFHPLNAGKLLTGRAGLRSCTPLGIMRLLEEMEVELEGKRALIVGRSNIVGKPMALLLMEQNATVTIAHSRTRDLPARVAEADLVVAAIGRPEFVKGAWIKEGAVVIDVGINRTDEGLVGDVEFAAAEARASVITPVPGGVGPMTIATLMQNTLEAAKDPS, from the coding sequence ATGGCCAGGCTCATCGACGGCAAGGCAATCGCGAAGAAGGTGCGGGAGGAGGTCGCCCGGGGCGTCGAGGCCCTCCAGGCCGAGCGGGGCATCGTCCCGGGCCTGGCGACCATCCTGGTGGGCAGCGACCCGGGCAGCGAGGTCTACGTCCGGGGCAAGCACCGCGCCTGCAAGCAGGTGGGGATCGCCTCCTTCCCCCACCGGCCCGAGCCGGACATCACCCAGGAGGCCCTCCTGGCCCTGGTGGACGAACTCAACGCGAACCCCGAGGTGCACGGCATCCTGGTGCAGCTCCCCCTGCCCTCCCACCTCGACGAGCAGACGATCCTCGACCGGGTCGCCCCCGAGAAGGACGTGGACGGCTTCCACCCCCTCAACGCCGGCAAGCTCCTCACCGGGCGGGCGGGCCTGCGCTCCTGCACCCCCCTGGGGATCATGCGCCTCCTCGAGGAGATGGAGGTAGAGCTCGAGGGCAAGCGCGCGCTGATCGTCGGCCGCAGCAACATCGTCGGCAAGCCGATGGCCCTCCTCCTGATGGAGCAGAACGCCACCGTCACCATCGCCCACTCCCGCACCCGCGATCTCCCCGCGCGGGTGGCCGAGGCCGACCTCGTGGTGGCCGCCATCGGCCGCCCCGAGTTCGTGAAGGGCGCCTGGATCAAGGAGGGCGCCGTCGTCATCGACGTGGGCATCAACCGCACCGACGAGGGCCTGGTCGGCGACGTCGAGTTCGCGGCGGCCGAGGCGCGGGCCTCGGTCATCACTCCGGTCCCCGGCGGCGTCGGTCCGATGACCATCGCCACCCTGATGCAGAACACCCTCGAGGCAGCGAAGGACCCGTCATGA
- a CDS encoding response regulator has protein sequence MATVLIVDDDVFFTRLIKDLVSRMGHRPVTVNSGEAALERLPAEDPELLITDHLMHPMDGLELCRRVRELPAFVDLPILMITARQGLDIWEKGAGLGVVAVIEKPFEFPELEARVRRLLAASARALPAPRAGRLEGDLESLELTVLVQGLNLQRKTGCLTIEGSGDAPEVRIWFEKGEVHSVTSEERPTEEGKALLAGLSTRREGAYVFEANTVLPPDPNLRMNFFDVVLLLGGD, from the coding sequence TTGGCCACCGTCCTCATCGTCGACGACGACGTCTTCTTCACCCGCTTGATCAAGGACCTGGTCAGCCGGATGGGGCACCGTCCGGTGACGGTGAACTCCGGGGAGGCCGCCCTCGAGCGGCTGCCGGCCGAGGATCCGGAGCTGCTCATCACCGACCACCTGATGCACCCGATGGACGGCCTCGAGCTCTGCCGCCGGGTGCGAGAGCTGCCCGCCTTCGTCGATCTGCCCATCCTGATGATCACCGCCCGCCAGGGCCTCGACATCTGGGAGAAGGGCGCCGGCCTCGGGGTGGTGGCGGTCATCGAGAAGCCCTTCGAGTTCCCGGAGCTCGAGGCGAGGGTGCGGCGCCTGCTCGCGGCGAGCGCCCGGGCGTTGCCCGCGCCCCGGGCCGGCCGGCTGGAGGGCGACCTCGAGTCCCTGGAGCTGACGGTGCTGGTGCAGGGGCTGAACCTGCAGCGCAAGACCGGCTGCCTGACCATCGAGGGGAGCGGCGACGCGCCCGAGGTGCGGATCTGGTTCGAGAAGGGCGAGGTCCACTCGGTCACCTCCGAGGAGCGCCCGACCGAGGAGGGCAAGGCGCTGCTCGCGGGCCTCTCGACCCGGCGCGAGGGCGCCTACGTCTTCGAGGCGAACACGGTCCTCCCGCCGGATCCGAACCTGAGGATGAACTTCTTCGACGTGGTGCTGCTCCTGGGCGGCGACTGA